TGATGGCGTAGAACGACAAGTAGTAGGTGACATCGTTGACCGTTTTGAACGTCGCGGTTTTGTATTAAAAGGCGCTAAATTAATGGTAATTCCTCAAGAATTAGCTGAAAAACACTATGCTGAGCATGCTGAACGTCCATTCTTCGGTGAATTAGTAGACTTCATCACTTCTGGTCCAGTATTCGCTATGGTATGGGAAGGCGAAAACGTAATTAAACTTGCACGTACAATGATGGGTGCTACGAAACCAGAAGAATCTAACCCAGGTACAATCCGTGGTGACTACGCTACAACTGTATCTCACAACATCATCCACGGTTCTGACTCTCTTGCTTCTGCAGAGCGCGAAATCGGCTTATTCTTCGGTGAAGATTTAGTTTAATTTTATCTTCGTTGTGAGTAGCGAAAAAAACTACGGATAGAACTAAATAATAAAATCATCTATTTTCCGATGTGACTTTTACCTTCTAACAAAAAAATGTTAGGAGGTTTTTTGTTTGTCTAAATCCTTTAACAAAGTTAATTCAAACATTGATTTAGAGTTATTTACTATCAAAACTGAAAAAGAATCAAAAAAAGAAGTGGTGAAAAAAACTAATAACCCAATAGTTAAAATTGATTCTTTTGATGATATGGATAGCAGAAATATAAAAATTGGACATGCAATGAAAATTTTAAATCAACAATGGTGACTAAGTGGATTAAGACCAAGGACAATTGATAGTTATAACTATAATTTTAAGCGTTTTATTGAGGTTACCGAAGTTGAATATCTACATAAAATTAATAATGAAAAATTGATCAATATTTATCAAGTTTTGAAAATGTGAAGGACACTTCTTTATATGGTCGTTTAAAGCTGTTTTAAGCAAATATAAGCGTTAAGGAAGCTGCTACAGAAAAGAGTTAGCATTAGTGTTATTGCTTTTAGATAAATCAACCATGGGGGGGTGAATAACGAAAAGCATTACTCCATTTTTATAAACAACGTGTAACTGCATGGTCAACATCTTTATTTTTTATTAAAACATTATTATCGTTATCGACCTGATAAATAATTTCTTCAGTATTTAAACATATAAACAAAGATTCTCTCAATTCATCTTTCATGGGGGTTGAATAAATGGGTGCGTAAAAGTGCGAGGTTATAAAACAAATTATGATGAGATTGCGGTAGCCTATCATTAAGTTGGTGTGCTTTTTCTAAATGAATAAGATTAATGAATAAATATAAGAAGCGACAAAGCAAAAACGCTCACGGTTGTAATAAGGAGTGTGACAAAGTTCTATTTTTTTAACTTTGAGTCAGCCAGCTTACTACAACAATTGTAGCAAACTTACAGAGCCATTTAACGAGCTTGTATGAGTTGATAGATTTTGCTTGGGCTTGTTTCAATGGACTTTAGGAAGCTTACCTATTTCACGAAAAGTAAAAATCCAACAATCACTATGTACAAACATTTCACCGAATTAAAATTAAACAATATATGTTTGAGCTATCATTTATCGTTCATTAATGTTAAAATA
This DNA window, taken from Lysinibacillus sp. FSL M8-0337, encodes the following:
- the ndk gene encoding nucleoside-diphosphate kinase; translated protein: MAIEKTFLMVKPDGVERQVVGDIVDRFERRGFVLKGAKLMVIPQELAEKHYAEHAERPFFGELVDFITSGPVFAMVWEGENVIKLARTMMGATKPEESNPGTIRGDYATTVSHNIIHGSDSLASAEREIGLFFGEDLV